One window of the Bombus pyrosoma isolate SC7728 linkage group LG5, ASM1482585v1, whole genome shotgun sequence genome contains the following:
- the LOC122567527 gene encoding uncharacterized protein LOC122567527: protein MYFILLFSNSFCHMASRQNLNDFRNYFEDAQGALIINRQFGDLEYRFADAMIYYNKVYHGANGSFVMTTFVLRYPKIFSTTTTMRMGGFSLMTVCAIFAPGLLQH, encoded by the exons AtgtatttcatacttttattttccaatagcTTCTGTCATATGGCTTCGAGACAGAATTTGA ATGatttcagaaattatttcgaagatGCACAAGGCGCCCTGATAATTAACAGACAATTCGGTGATCTTGAATACAGATTTGCTGACGCcatgatttattataataaag TCTATCATGGGGCTAATGGATCCTTTGTGATGACAACCTTTGTGTTGCGATATCCAAAGAT ATTTTCCACAACCACTACCATGAGAATGGGCGGTTTTTCTTTGATGACGGTCTGCGCGATATTTGCCCCTGGGCTATTGCAGCACTGA